One part of the Trichoplusia ni isolate ovarian cell line Hi5 chromosome 2, tn1, whole genome shotgun sequence genome encodes these proteins:
- the LOC113508521 gene encoding mitochondrial inner membrane protease subunit 1 yields MAFMKFVGKTCGFMGYIIQTACITHCTFEYVGDFVMCSGPSMEPTLQTNNVLFTEHISPRLQRLRRGDIVIFKSPSNPKQNICKRITAMSGDRVRGSFPRRSQVVPRGHVWLEGDNASNSADSRVYGPVPVGLIRSRVVCRVWPFDKITLLSSC; encoded by the exons ATGGCTTTTATGAAATTCGTTGGTAAAACCTGCGGTTTCATGGGATATATTATACAAACAGCATGTATAACGCATTGTACTTTTGAATATGTTGGAGACTTCGTTATG TGTTCTGGTCCCTCGATGGAGCCCACGTTGCAGACGAACAATGTCCTATTTACTGAACATATATCACCAAGATTGCAGCGGTTGCGGCGTGGAGACATTGTGATATTTAAAAGTCCTTCAAACCCCAAACAGAATATTTGCAAAAGAATAACCGCTATGTCAGGTGATCGCGTCAGGGGTAGCTTCCCTAGACGTAGCCAGGTGGTGCCCAGAGGTCACGTGTGGCTAGAAGGTGATAATGCAAGTAATTCTGCAGATTCCAGGGTGTATGGCCCGGTGCCAGTAGGCTTAATTAGAAGCAGAGTAGTGTGCCGAGTTTGGCCATTTGATAAAATCACATTATTGTCATCATGTTGA